In Cololabis saira isolate AMF1-May2022 chromosome 10, fColSai1.1, whole genome shotgun sequence, a single window of DNA contains:
- the LOC133452328 gene encoding zinc finger protein 135-like, whose protein sequence is MDQNQNQNQDSSSSRTKAAGLQNPKGRPKRYSCDRCEQVFTTSSNLKIHKKTHTGDELYSYDHCGVAFTRQFDLINHQRIHTGGDKPYRCDQCGAAFAQQGALKSHQRIHTGDKPYRCDQCGAAFAQQGSLTSHQRIHTGDKPYRCDQCGVAFAQQSHLTTHQRIHTGEKPYRCDQCGAAFARESHLTTHQRIHTGHKPYICGQCGAAFAHQGALTSHQRIHTGFKPYRCGQCGAAFAEQGVLTRHQHIHTGEKPYKCDQCQAAFARQGSLTRHQRIHTGFKPYRCGQCGAAFAEQGDLTRHQRIHTGFKPYRCDQCGAAFAQRSSLTTHQRIHTGDKPYRCDQCGAAFTQQGSLTSHQRIHTGDKPYRCDQCGAAFAHQSSLTTHQRIHTGDKPYRCDQCGAAFTHQSSLTTHQRIHTGDKPYSCDQCGVRFATSSNLRSHQRIHTG, encoded by the exons atggaccagaaccagaaccagaaccaggattcCTCATCCAGCAGGACTAAAgctgctggtctgcag aatcCTAAAGGAAGACCCAAAAGATACAGCTGTGATCGTTGCGAGCaagtcttcaccacttcatcaaaccTGAAGATCCATAAGAAAACTCACACTGGTGATGAACTGTACAGCTATGATCACTGCGGGGTGGCTTTTACCCGACAATTTGATCTAATAAaccaccaacgtattcacactggaggagacaagccttacaggtgtgatcagtgtggagcggcttttgcccaacaAGGTGCTCTAAAGAgtcaccaacgcattcacactggagacaagccttacaggtgtgatcagtgtggagcggcttttgcccaacaaggttctctaacgagtcaccaacgcattcacactggagacaagccttacaggtgtgatcagtgtggagtggcttttgcccagcaaagtcacctaacgactcaccaacgcattcacactggagaaaagccttacaggtgtgatcagtgtggagcggcttttgccagGGAAAGTCACCTAACGActcaccaacgcattcacactggacaCAAGCCTTACATATGtggtcagtgtggagcggcttttgcccatcaAGGTGCTCTAACGAgtcaccaacgcattcacactggattcaagccttacagatgtggtcagtgtggagcggcttttgccgagCAAGGTGTTCTAACGAGACATCAacatattcacactggagagaagccttacAAGTGTGATCAGTGTCAAGCGGCTTTTGCCCGACAAGGTTCGCTAacgagacatcaacgtattcacactggattcaagccttacagatgtggtcagtgtggagcggcttttgccgagCAAGGTGATCTAacgagacatcaacgtattcacactggattcaagccttacaggtgtgatcagtgtggagcggcttttgcccaacgAAGTTCTCTAACGActcaccaacgcattcacactggagacaagccttacaggtgtgatcagtgtggagcggcttttacccaacaaggttctctaacgagtcaccaacgtattcacactggagacaagccttacaggtgtgatcagtgtggagcggcttttgcccaccaAAGTTCTCTAACGActcaccaacgcattcacactggagacaagccttacaggtgtgatcagtgtggagcggcttttaccCACCAAAGTTCTCTAACGActcaccaacgcattcacactggagacaagccttacagctgtgatcagtgtggagtacGTTTTGCCACATCAAGTAATCTAAGAAGTcaccagcgtattcacactggatga